One region of Thalassophryne amazonica chromosome 16, fThaAma1.1, whole genome shotgun sequence genomic DNA includes:
- the pick1 gene encoding LOW QUALITY PROTEIN: PRKCA-binding protein (The sequence of the model RefSeq protein was modified relative to this genomic sequence to represent the inferred CDS: inserted 2 bases in 2 codons; deleted 3 bases in 3 codons) — translation MFTDMEYDLEEDRLGIPTVPGTVNLKKDANNLIGISIGGGSQYCPCLYIVQVFDNTPAALEGTLAAGDEITGVNGKPVKGKTKVEVAKMIQAVQGEATIHYNKLQADPKQGKSLDIVLKKVKHRLVXNMSSGTADALGLSRAILCNDGLVKRLEELEKTAELYRGLMEHXKRLLRAFFELSQTHRAFGDVFSVIGVREPQAGASEAFVKFADAHRNIEKYGIQLLKTIKPMLHDLNTYLHKAIPDTKLTIRKYLDVKFEYLSYCLKVKEMDDEEYGSIFFFFLHNPLFHQPPVDSCPLSFSPVQDIVFQLQRFVSGMSRYYDECYAVLKEADVFPIEVDLSRTTINYSSQPYTYTDEDEDEEGHGGDDGSSQIRQEENGAEKLIDDE, via the exons ATGTTCACAGACATGGAGTACGATTTAGAGGAGGACAGATT GGGGATACCGACAGTACCTGGT ACTGTGAATTTGAAGAAAGATGCTAACAACCTTATTGGGATCAGCATTGGGGGTGGTTCGCAGTACTGTCCTTGTCTTTATATTGTACAG GTGTTTGATAACACTCCAGCAGCTCTGGAAGGAACTCTGGCAGCAGGTGATGAAATCACAGGA GTGAATGGCAAACCAGTGAAGGGAAAAACTAAAGTGGAAGTGGCCAAGATGATTCAGGCAGTCCAG GGAGAAGCAACAATCCATTACAATAAACTGCAGGCAGACCCAAAGCAAGGGAAATCTCTGGATATAG tcctgaaaaaagtgaagcatcgCCTGG GAAATATGAGCTCTGGCACAGCAGACGCTCTTGGACTCAGCAGAGCTATTCTATGCAATG ATGGACTGGTTAAGAGACTGGAAGaactggag aaaacagcggagCTTTATAGAG GGTTAATGGAGC ACAAGAGGCTGCTCAGGGCTTTCTTTGAGCTGTCTCAGACTCACAGAG CCTTTGGTGATGTTTTTTCTGTCATCGGGGTGCGAGAGCCCCAGGCGGGAGCCAGCGAGGCCTTTGTGAAGTTCGCTGATGCTCATCGCAACATTGAGAAATATGGAATTCAACTGCTGAAGACCATCAAACCT ATGCTCCATGATCTGAACACGTATCTCCACAAGGCCATACCAGACACAAAGCTCACCATCCGCAAGTACCTGGACGTCAAGTTTGAGTATCTA TCATACTGTTTGAAGGTGAAGGAGATGGACGATGAAGAATATGGGAGTATT ttttttttttttttacataacccACTTTTCCACCAGCCACCAGTTGATTCCTGTCCTCTTTCCTTCTCTCCAGTCCAGGACATCGTGTTCCAGCTGCAGCGTTTTGTATCAGGCATGTCACGCTACTATGATGAGTGCTACGCAGTCCTGAAGGAGGCTGACGTTTTCCCCATCGAAGTGGACCTGTCCCGCACCACCATCAACTACAGCAGTCAGCCGTACACCTACACTGATGAAGACGAGGATGAGGAGGGCCACGGTGGAGACGATGGAAGTAGCCAGATCAGACAAGAAGAGAACGGCGCTGAGAAGCTGATTGATGACGAATGA